A window of Dorea formicigenerans contains these coding sequences:
- the yedF gene encoding sulfurtransferase-like selenium metabolism protein YedF gives MITVNAMGDNCPIPVIKTKKAMDALTGPETIEVLVDNEIAVQNVTKMATSAGGKVTSEQKAEKEYVVTIEMEGAPAAEDDAEDDNTVVVISSDRMGTGNDELGKVLIKGFIFAVTQLDKLPKTMLFYNGGATLTTEGSDSLEDLKSLEAQGVEIMTCGTCLDYYGLKDKLAVGSVTNMYSIVETQAKATKIIKP, from the coding sequence ATGATTACAGTTAACGCAATGGGAGATAACTGCCCGATTCCGGTTATCAAGACAAAAAAAGCAATGGATGCACTTACAGGACCGGAGACAATCGAAGTATTAGTTGATAACGAGATTGCCGTACAGAATGTGACAAAGATGGCTACAAGTGCCGGAGGAAAAGTTACATCTGAGCAGAAAGCTGAGAAAGAATATGTTGTTACGATCGAGATGGAAGGAGCACCAGCAGCAGAGGATGATGCAGAGGACGACAATACAGTTGTTGTAATAAGCTCTGACCGCATGGGTACAGGTAACGATGAACTTGGTAAAGTCCTGATCAAAGGATTTATTTTTGCTGTAACTCAGCTTGATAAATTACCAAAGACTATGCTTTTCTATAATGGAGGAGCAACACTTACAACTGAAGGATCTGATTCATTAGAAGATCTGAAATCTCTGGAAGCACAGGGAGTAGAGATTATGACATGTGGAACATGTCTTGATTACTATGGATTAAAAGACAAGCTTGCAGTAGGTTCTGTGACTAATATGTACAGCATTGTTGAGACACAGGCAAAAGCAACTAAGATCATTAAACCATAA
- the selA gene encoding L-seryl-tRNA(Sec) selenium transferase, with protein sequence MNKNMLYRSIPKVDVLLEDPEIQGLIETYSRDTVVESIHLEMDALRKYIGTCEDEEKAKEQIGNLNMNVRRTVTAMHTPNMRSVINGTGTILHTNLGRAPISQKHMNRIAQIATGYSNLEYNLEAGRRGERYSHFEKLLCKITGAEAAMAVNNNAAAVMLILSSLAKGGEVVVSRGELVEIGGKFRVPDVMEQSGATLVEVGTTNKTHYDDYESAITEETKALLKVHTSNYRIVGFTDTVGIDELIPIAKEHDIPVIEDLGSGVLIDLSKYGITYEPTVQDSIRKGADVVCFSGDKLLGGPQAGIIIGKKKYIDMMKKNQLTRALRIDKFTATALELVLQEYLSEENAIQNIPVLKMITKSYDETVAEAKTFKRMLQRAKLPAAYEVVDCESQIGGGSLPLERIPSAAVAIHPEKISVPELEERMRHLPVPIIPRTVNDTILLDVRTLDKDAMTLAVKQLKEMDILEETSLL encoded by the coding sequence ATGAATAAGAATATGTTATACCGCAGCATTCCGAAAGTGGATGTATTGCTGGAAGACCCGGAGATTCAGGGGCTGATTGAAACATACAGCCGGGATACGGTAGTGGAATCGATTCATTTGGAGATGGATGCACTTAGAAAATATATCGGAACATGCGAGGATGAGGAAAAGGCAAAAGAACAGATTGGGAATCTGAATATGAATGTTCGAAGAACAGTAACTGCCATGCATACACCGAATATGCGTTCAGTCATCAATGGTACAGGAACGATTCTTCATACGAATCTTGGACGAGCACCGATCAGCCAGAAACACATGAATCGGATCGCTCAGATTGCAACGGGATATTCTAATCTGGAATACAATCTGGAAGCCGGAAGACGCGGAGAGAGATATTCACATTTTGAAAAACTGCTCTGTAAGATTACAGGCGCAGAGGCTGCAATGGCGGTAAATAATAACGCGGCAGCTGTTATGCTTATTTTAAGTTCCCTTGCAAAAGGAGGCGAAGTCGTTGTATCCCGTGGTGAGCTTGTTGAAATCGGTGGAAAATTCCGGGTTCCGGATGTTATGGAACAAAGTGGAGCAACACTGGTAGAAGTCGGAACGACTAACAAGACACATTATGATGATTATGAGAGCGCAATTACAGAAGAGACAAAGGCGCTTCTGAAAGTTCATACAAGTAATTATCGAATCGTAGGATTTACAGATACAGTAGGAATTGATGAATTGATTCCGATTGCGAAAGAACATGATATTCCGGTCATTGAAGATCTGGGAAGCGGTGTTCTGATCGATCTTAGCAAATATGGGATCACTTATGAACCTACTGTTCAGGATTCCATCAGAAAAGGAGCAGATGTGGTGTGCTTCAGCGGCGATAAGCTGCTTGGGGGTCCGCAGGCTGGAATTATTATCGGTAAGAAAAAATATATCGATATGATGAAAAAGAACCAGCTTACCCGTGCTCTTCGAATTGACAAATTTACAGCAACAGCATTGGAACTGGTACTTCAGGAATACCTGTCTGAGGAAAATGCGATCCAGAATATTCCGGTACTTAAGATGATTACAAAGTCTTATGACGAGACGGTTGCAGAAGCAAAGACATTTAAGCGTATGCTTCAGAGAGCAAAGCTGCCTGCAGCTTATGAAGTTGTGGATTGTGAATCTCAGATTGGCGGAGGATCTCTTCCGCTGGAACGAATTCCAAGTGCTGCAGTTGCAATCCATCCGGAAAAGATCAGTGTTCCGGAGCTGGAAGAACGTATGAGACATTTGCCTGTTCCGATTATTCCAAGAACGGTAAATGATACGATTCTTTTGGATGTGAGAACATTGGATAAAGATGCAATGACACTTGCTGTAAAGCAGTTAAAAGAGATGGATATATTAGAAGAAACAAGTCTTTTATAG
- the selB gene encoding selenocysteine-specific translation elongation factor, whose translation MKNIIIGTAGHIDHGKTTLIKALTGRNTDRWEEEQKRGITIDLGFTYFDLPSGDRAGIIDVPGHERFINNMVAGVVGMDLVLLVIAADEGIMPQTREHMDILHLLGIEKSIIVLNKCDIVDEEWLELVEEEVREELKGTFLEKAPVCKVSAATGQGLEELIQVIEHMTSDEVVAKDVNTIPRLPIDRAFTLSGFGTIITGTLVSGTIRKEDTLEMYPIGKECKIRSIQVHGQDKKECYAGQRVAINLSNVKKKEIQRGCVLAPPASMKNTDLLDVKMNILDSSMRVLTNHTRLHLFTGTSEILCRAVLLDKEEIGPGESGYVQLRLEDEIAVRRGDKFVVRFYSPMETIGGGVILEPNPGVKRRFQQDVIEELKRKESGSSADVIELHIKEHGDTMITSAELAKLTALSMDEVNQDIEELKENGQIYVFPMKKDTFTWHADSKRGAVQAIVKSLESYEKENPYRYGMKKAEVQMTHFKGMKPNVFDKVIELLETEGYVKRVGEFLCTPQFEIKKDETYNKIAKTVLGTFESAKYDFAKYSEIDFGKTPRAMADDILNVLLVEGKVVKIAEDMYTLTEYMEEAKNIIREKLAEDPVITIAQVRDIFATSRKSAKPILEYMDSIKVTKKVGAESERVAY comes from the coding sequence ATGAAGAATATTATCATTGGTACAGCCGGACATATCGATCATGGAAAGACAACTTTGATCAAAGCTCTTACAGGAAGAAATACAGACCGCTGGGAAGAAGAACAGAAGAGAGGAATCACCATAGATCTTGGATTTACATATTTTGATCTTCCAAGTGGAGACCGTGCGGGAATTATCGATGTTCCTGGACATGAGAGATTTATCAACAATATGGTGGCCGGAGTTGTAGGAATGGATCTGGTGCTTCTTGTTATTGCGGCGGATGAAGGAATTATGCCGCAGACAAGGGAACACATGGATATCTTACATCTTCTGGGAATTGAAAAGAGTATTATTGTCCTGAATAAATGCGATATCGTAGATGAAGAATGGCTGGAACTGGTGGAAGAGGAAGTGCGTGAAGAATTAAAAGGCACATTTCTGGAAAAAGCACCGGTATGTAAGGTGTCTGCTGCAACCGGTCAGGGACTGGAAGAACTGATTCAGGTGATCGAGCATATGACAAGTGATGAAGTTGTAGCTAAAGATGTGAATACAATTCCGAGACTTCCGATTGACCGCGCATTTACATTGTCTGGGTTTGGCACGATCATTACCGGAACCCTTGTGTCTGGTACGATTCGTAAAGAAGATACTCTGGAAATGTATCCGATTGGCAAAGAGTGCAAGATTCGCAGCATTCAGGTGCATGGTCAGGATAAAAAAGAGTGTTATGCGGGACAACGTGTGGCAATTAATCTGTCTAATGTTAAGAAAAAAGAAATTCAGCGAGGTTGTGTGCTGGCACCGCCGGCAAGTATGAAAAATACAGATCTGCTGGATGTGAAGATGAATATACTGGACTCCTCTATGCGGGTATTGACGAATCATACGAGATTACATCTGTTTACAGGAACGAGTGAAATTTTATGCCGTGCAGTACTGCTTGATAAAGAAGAAATCGGACCAGGTGAGAGTGGATATGTTCAACTTCGCCTGGAAGATGAAATCGCAGTACGCAGAGGCGATAAGTTTGTAGTCCGTTTTTATTCTCCGATGGAGACGATTGGGGGAGGCGTGATTCTTGAGCCAAATCCGGGTGTGAAGAGACGTTTTCAACAAGATGTGATTGAAGAACTTAAGAGAAAAGAATCCGGTTCTTCAGCGGATGTAATTGAACTTCATATAAAAGAACATGGAGACACAATGATCACTTCTGCAGAACTTGCAAAGCTGACGGCATTGTCCATGGATGAGGTAAACCAGGATATAGAAGAATTAAAAGAGAATGGCCAGATTTATGTATTCCCGATGAAAAAAGATACATTTACATGGCATGCGGATTCAAAACGTGGAGCAGTACAGGCGATTGTGAAGAGTCTGGAATCCTATGAAAAAGAGAATCCGTATCGTTATGGAATGAAGAAAGCGGAAGTGCAGATGACACATTTTAAGGGAATGAAACCGAATGTGTTTGATAAAGTCATTGAGCTGTTGGAAACTGAGGGATATGTGAAACGTGTCGGAGAGTTTTTGTGCACACCTCAGTTTGAAATAAAGAAAGATGAGACGTATAACAAGATAGCAAAGACCGTGCTTGGTACATTTGAAAGTGCGAAATATGACTTTGCAAAATATTCAGAGATTGACTTTGGAAAGACTCCAAGAGCAATGGCTGATGATATCCTGAATGTATTGCTGGTCGAGGGTAAAGTAGTAAAAATCGCAGAAGATATGTATACACTGACGGAATATATGGAAGAAGCAAAGAATATCATTCGGGAGAAATTAGCGGAAGATCCGGTTATTACTATTGCTCAGGTACGAGATATATTTGCGACCAGCCGAAAGAGTGCGAAACCAATTTTGGAATATATGGACAGTATCAAAGTTACCAAGAAAGTCGGAGCGGAAAGTGAAAGGGTAGCATACTAA
- a CDS encoding selenium metabolism-associated LysR family transcriptional regulator → MNLKQLEAFVQVSESGSFSKAAKELFLTQPTISAHISSLEKELNVRLFIRNTKEVSLSDDGKDLYRYAKQITDLEKAIEERFYMDSDDGKHFITIAASTIPAQYLLPKVLMCYRERYPKEQIKIMETDSSEVVTQVVDHMVDVGFTGTVLEKKHCKYIPFYKDELAVITPDTPEYRILKEQNRDDIDWIKRKPLILREEGSGTRKEAEKQLKNAGISMEDLDIVASIANQETIKKSVKQGMGITVLSRLAAEDEDGLLIFPIPGADEGRDINLVYNKNYQMTRSADRFIRIVKEVYDIE, encoded by the coding sequence ATGAACTTGAAACAATTAGAGGCTTTTGTACAGGTATCTGAAAGCGGCAGCTTTTCGAAGGCTGCCAAAGAACTTTTCCTGACACAGCCGACAATCAGTGCGCATATTTCCTCCCTGGAAAAGGAATTGAATGTACGGTTATTTATAAGAAATACAAAAGAAGTAAGTCTGTCAGATGACGGAAAAGATCTGTACCGTTATGCGAAGCAGATCACAGATCTTGAAAAGGCGATAGAAGAACGGTTTTATATGGATAGTGATGATGGAAAACATTTTATCACAATTGCGGCATCAACAATACCTGCGCAGTATCTTCTGCCGAAAGTATTGATGTGTTACAGAGAACGCTATCCAAAAGAGCAGATTAAGATTATGGAAACCGATAGTAGTGAAGTGGTTACACAGGTTGTAGATCACATGGTCGATGTCGGCTTTACAGGTACTGTACTTGAGAAAAAGCACTGCAAGTACATACCTTTCTATAAGGATGAACTGGCTGTGATCACTCCGGATACACCGGAATATAGAATACTGAAAGAACAGAATCGTGATGACATTGACTGGATCAAAAGGAAACCGCTGATTTTACGTGAAGAAGGATCAGGTACTAGAAAAGAAGCGGAAAAACAGTTGAAAAATGCTGGAATATCCATGGAGGATTTGGATATTGTGGCGAGCATTGCGAATCAGGAGACAATTAAAAAGTCTGTAAAACAAGGCATGGGGATTACGGTTCTTTCCAGACTGGCAGCTGAGGATGAAGATGGCCTGCTTATATTCCCGATTCCGGGCGCTGATGAAGGACGAGATATCAATCTGGTCTATAATAAAAATTATCAGATGACAAGATCGGCAGACCGTTTTATCCGGATCGTAAAGGAAGTATATGACATAGAATAG
- the selD gene encoding selenide, water dikinase SelD: MKTNVKLTSLSKTSGUAAKIGPETLAQVLSKLPKFQDDKLIVGIETSDDAAIYKVTDDIAMIQTVDFFTPIVDDPYMFGQIAAANSLSDVWAMGGEPAVALNIVGFPNCLDPAILGDILAGGADKVKEAGAVLVGGHSVQDDEPKYGLCVSGFVHPDKIFKNYGCRPGDILVLTKQIGSGVVNTAIKADMASPSAIREAETVMASLNKLGKQVVEKFDVSACTDITGFGLLGHCVEMASASEVTFEINVRDIEYFADAIDYAKMGLVPAGAYKNRGYSIDQVEVGHVEDFYLDLLYDPQTSGGLLMSVAPENLQEMLADFRAAHMDTKISIIGKVAEKSDKLIRLY, encoded by the coding sequence ATGAAAACAAATGTCAAGTTGACTAGCTTAAGCAAGACTTCGGGGTGAGCGGCCAAAATAGGTCCGGAGACCCTTGCTCAGGTACTGAGTAAGCTGCCAAAATTTCAGGATGATAAGTTAATAGTAGGGATTGAGACATCCGATGATGCAGCCATCTATAAAGTCACTGACGATATCGCGATGATTCAAACGGTAGATTTTTTCACTCCGATTGTTGATGATCCTTATATGTTCGGACAAATCGCCGCAGCCAATTCATTGAGTGATGTATGGGCTATGGGTGGGGAACCGGCGGTTGCACTGAATATTGTTGGATTCCCGAATTGTCTGGATCCGGCAATCCTTGGTGATATACTGGCTGGTGGTGCAGATAAAGTAAAAGAAGCAGGAGCAGTGCTGGTAGGCGGACATTCTGTACAGGACGATGAGCCGAAGTATGGATTGTGCGTGTCTGGTTTTGTACATCCTGACAAGATATTCAAGAACTATGGATGCAGACCGGGAGATATTCTTGTATTGACAAAACAGATCGGAAGCGGTGTGGTAAATACAGCGATCAAAGCTGATATGGCATCACCTTCCGCAATCCGTGAAGCGGAGACGGTCATGGCGTCATTGAATAAACTTGGAAAACAAGTAGTTGAGAAATTCGACGTATCTGCATGTACAGATATTACAGGATTTGGACTTTTAGGACACTGTGTAGAGATGGCATCTGCCAGTGAAGTAACCTTCGAGATCAATGTCCGTGATATCGAATATTTTGCAGACGCAATTGACTATGCGAAGATGGGACTTGTTCCGGCGGGGGCATACAAGAACCGCGGATATTCTATCGATCAGGTCGAGGTTGGACATGTGGAAGATTTCTATCTGGATCTTCTGTATGATCCACAGACATCAGGTGGATTGTTGATGAGTGTGGCACCGGAGAATCTTCAGGAGATGCTTGCAGATTTTCGCGCGGCACATATGGATACTAAGATTTCTATTATTGGAAAAGTGGCAGAGAAGAGCGATAAGCTGATTCGTCTGTATTAG